From one Gemmobacter sp. genomic stretch:
- a CDS encoding IS256 family transposase, with translation MTDDRMALIELVEKQADGDLVREMLAFAAERIMEAEIEARTGAAKGARSPMREAQRNGYRDRDWDTRAGRISLEIPKLRKGSYFPSFLEPRRTAEKALVAVIQEAYVHGISTRSVDDLVKAMGAGGMSKSQVSRLCMEIDERVDAFLARPLEGAWPYLWLDATYLKVREGGRIISKAVILAVAVNEDGKREVLGVATGPSEAETFWTDFLRSLADRGLRGVKLVIADDHKGLRAAARRVFNATHQRCRIHWMRNVLAYAPAKQRTAVAAMLKTIFAQESKADAEAQWNVVADALREKQPKLGALMDASCDDVLAYMSFPREHWTQIASTNPLERVNREVKRRADVIGIFPNDAAIVRLVGALMLETNDEWAVARRYMSLETLARVTDNPNVRLPAVAT, from the coding sequence ATGACCGACGACAGAATGGCGCTGATCGAGCTGGTTGAGAAGCAGGCCGATGGCGACCTCGTGCGCGAGATGCTGGCCTTTGCGGCCGAGCGGATCATGGAAGCAGAGATCGAGGCGCGGACGGGCGCGGCCAAAGGTGCGCGCTCGCCGATGCGGGAAGCCCAGCGAAACGGATACCGCGACCGGGACTGGGACACGCGCGCTGGCCGCATCTCGCTGGAGATCCCGAAGCTGCGGAAGGGAAGCTACTTCCCCAGCTTCCTCGAGCCACGCCGCACGGCGGAGAAAGCCTTGGTTGCTGTGATCCAGGAAGCCTACGTCCACGGCATCTCGACGCGGTCCGTCGATGATCTGGTCAAAGCCATGGGCGCTGGTGGCATGTCGAAGAGCCAGGTCAGCCGGCTGTGCATGGAGATCGATGAGCGGGTGGACGCCTTCCTGGCCCGCCCCCTGGAAGGTGCGTGGCCCTATCTCTGGCTCGACGCCACCTACCTCAAGGTCAGGGAGGGCGGGCGCATCATCAGCAAGGCGGTGATACTCGCCGTGGCCGTGAACGAGGACGGCAAGCGCGAGGTGCTGGGCGTCGCCACCGGTCCGTCCGAGGCGGAGACCTTCTGGACCGACTTCCTGCGCAGTCTTGCGGACCGGGGCCTGCGCGGCGTGAAGCTGGTGATCGCAGACGACCACAAGGGCCTGCGGGCCGCGGCGCGCCGGGTCTTCAACGCCACCCACCAGAGATGCCGCATTCACTGGATGCGCAACGTCCTGGCTTACGCTCCGGCAAAGCAGCGCACCGCGGTGGCGGCGATGCTGAAGACGATCTTTGCCCAGGAGAGCAAGGCCGACGCCGAGGCACAGTGGAATGTCGTGGCCGACGCCCTGCGGGAAAAGCAGCCCAAACTCGGTGCCCTGATGGACGCCTCCTGCGACGATGTCCTCGCTTACATGTCGTTTCCCCGCGAGCACTGGACCCAGATCGCCTCCACCAACCCGCTGGAACGTGTGAACCGCGAGGTGAAACGGCGAGCCGATGTCATAGGGATCTTCCCGAACGATGCTGCCATCGTCCGCCTCGTCGGCGCGCTGATGCTCGAGACCAACGACGAGTGGGCCGTCGCGCGGCGATACATGAGCCTTGAAACGCTCGCCCGCGTCACCGACAATCCCAACGTCAGGCTGCCTGCCGTGGCTACCTGA
- a CDS encoding ABC transporter substrate-binding protein, which produces MTKLLRVSAIALCSGLMAGTAMAQEDCGRVSVAEMNWASAGVAAWVDKIVLEEAYGCTVDLVTGDTMPTFTSMNEKGEPDIAPEMWVNAVKDPLTQAFKEGRLIEAAQILTDGGVEGWWIPKYLADANPGIRTVADALARPDLFPAPEHPDRGAVMNCPAGWNCQISTANLFRAAGAGDKGFDLVDSGSAAGLDGSIANAYERKQGWLGYYWAPTAILGKYDMVKLPFGTDLDMAEFNRCTAVADCEDPKLTEYPVAEVFTVVTKNVAENNAIVMDYLGRRAWSNDVVNAILAWMDENQATNEDAAWHFFETYPEVWQAWLDDAARAKVQAAL; this is translated from the coding sequence ATGACGAAACTGCTTCGGGTTTCCGCCATCGCCCTGTGTTCCGGGCTGATGGCCGGCACCGCCATGGCCCAGGAGGATTGCGGCCGCGTTTCGGTGGCCGAGATGAACTGGGCCTCGGCCGGGGTGGCGGCCTGGGTCGACAAGATCGTCCTGGAAGAGGCTTATGGCTGCACCGTCGATCTGGTGACGGGCGATACGATGCCCACCTTCACCTCGATGAACGAAAAGGGCGAACCCGACATTGCGCCGGAAATGTGGGTCAATGCGGTGAAGGATCCGCTGACGCAGGCCTTCAAGGAAGGCCGGCTGATCGAGGCGGCGCAGATCCTGACCGATGGCGGGGTCGAGGGGTGGTGGATCCCGAAATACCTGGCCGATGCCAACCCCGGCATCAGGACGGTGGCCGATGCGCTGGCCCGGCCCGACCTGTTCCCCGCCCCCGAACACCCCGACCGTGGCGCGGTGATGAACTGCCCCGCCGGCTGGAACTGCCAGATCTCCACCGCGAACCTGTTCCGCGCGGCGGGTGCGGGCGACAAGGGCTTCGATCTGGTCGACAGCGGCTCGGCCGCCGGGCTGGATGGCTCCATCGCCAATGCCTATGAACGCAAGCAGGGCTGGCTGGGCTATTACTGGGCGCCGACCGCGATCCTGGGCAAGTATGACATGGTCAAGCTGCCCTTCGGCACCGATCTGGACATGGCCGAATTCAACCGCTGCACCGCCGTGGCCGATTGCGAGGATCCCAAGCTGACCGAATACCCGGTGGCCGAGGTGTTCACCGTGGTGACGAAAAACGTCGCCGAAAACAACGCCATCGTCATGGACTATCTGGGCCGGCGCGCCTGGTCGAACGATGTGGTGAACGCGATCCTGGCCTGGATGGATGAAAACCAGGCCACCAACGAAGACGCCGCCTGGCATTTCTTTGAAACCTACCCCGAGGTCTGGCAGGCCTGGCTGGACGATGCCGCCAGGGCCAAGGTGCAGGCCGCACTGTAA
- a CDS encoding glycosyltransferase family 2 protein, with protein MTDKHFAPPASPCYACNGPRKTATAMTGATGMAGETARILRRPLQAELVGGLALLGTVAEPDDPGRLRAFFAAGTDRAAFAPLPGPGLAEALEIREVSGGILYDARATGPVRLALADGVARVPATPHERGPLAGRNVLLAFRLDEPAQVVADWLGWHIRQHGADAALIVNRAPPETGHAAFARELGAALADMGLSPVVVLVEPDMPLGKPGLGPETHPFLAPDAPGKDRMEQPAPDPWRSQLGEALVLELLKWRWLAEARAVLLLDCCDILAPRDPATPTAFDLCDSARHGVILMAGHRIYPWRVRGGQPARFGDHICRQFDARRGIARWGVAPRKAGLDNTWRTIRVSYAKPDPGVVVPFLRAMAIRVPGRASSELAPKTSLIEDPALVAMATTGFGWKPVRAPASDRREAVPGRNRTAIVTTMKNEGPFILEWLAYHRAIGVQDFLVYTNDCTDGTDTFLQLLQDKGLVQHRANPYRPGDALKPQHAALQAAEAEPLIQNADWAICMDVDEFIDIKLGDGRLDTLYAAMEAALPGANMISLTWRLFGNADVRAYQDAFLLDQFPLAAPELMRKPHQAWGFKTLFRNIDLYKKLGVHRPKGLKPDLWDQVLWLNGSGKRMPKEMFRNGWRSTTETYGYDWVQLNHYAVRSAESFLVKRDRGRVNHVDRDQGLHYWFRMNHNVVHDPSIQSRIPMLRAEYDRLLADPDIRAAHHGCVAAHRAKIAELRATPNYEAFYAELTGPRMETLSRRTPHFGSAVFGAGPQVIPDAVALAPELPPDFFFTVDHTGEADH; from the coding sequence TTGACCGACAAGCATTTTGCCCCGCCCGCCAGCCCGTGCTATGCCTGCAACGGGCCGCGCAAGACGGCCACGGCAATGACGGGGGCGACAGGCATGGCAGGCGAAACGGCACGGATCCTGCGCCGCCCCTTGCAGGCGGAACTGGTGGGCGGCCTTGCGCTGTTGGGCACGGTGGCGGAACCGGACGATCCGGGCCGGCTGCGCGCCTTTTTCGCCGCCGGAACCGACCGCGCCGCCTTTGCGCCCCTGCCCGGCCCCGGCCTGGCCGAGGCGCTGGAAATCCGCGAGGTGTCGGGCGGTATCCTTTATGATGCGCGCGCCACGGGGCCGGTGCGGCTGGCGCTGGCCGATGGCGTGGCCCGCGTGCCGGCAACGCCGCACGAACGCGGGCCGCTGGCCGGGCGCAACGTGCTGCTGGCCTTCCGGCTGGACGAACCGGCGCAGGTGGTGGCCGACTGGCTGGGCTGGCACATCCGCCAGCATGGCGCCGATGCCGCGCTGATCGTCAACCGCGCCCCGCCCGAAACCGGCCATGCCGCCTTTGCCCGGGAACTGGGCGCGGCGCTGGCCGACATGGGCCTGTCGCCGGTGGTGGTGCTGGTGGAACCCGACATGCCGCTGGGCAAGCCCGGCCTTGGCCCCGAAACCCACCCCTTCCTGGCCCCCGACGCCCCCGGCAAGGACCGGATGGAACAGCCCGCCCCCGACCCCTGGCGGTCCCAGCTGGGCGAGGCGCTGGTGCTGGAGCTGCTGAAATGGCGCTGGCTGGCCGAGGCGCGCGCCGTCCTGCTGCTCGATTGCTGCGATATCCTTGCCCCGCGCGATCCGGCAACGCCCACCGCATTCGATCTGTGCGACAGCGCCAGACACGGCGTCATCCTGATGGCCGGGCACCGCATCTACCCCTGGCGGGTGCGGGGCGGCCAGCCGGCGCGCTTTGGCGACCATATCTGCCGCCAGTTCGATGCCCGCCGCGGCATTGCCCGCTGGGGCGTCGCCCCGCGCAAGGCGGGGCTGGACAACACCTGGCGCACCATCCGGGTGTCCTATGCCAAGCCCGATCCCGGCGTGGTCGTGCCCTTTCTGCGCGCCATGGCCATCCGGGTGCCGGGCCGCGCCTCGTCGGAACTGGCGCCGAAAACCTCGCTGATCGAGGATCCGGCGCTGGTCGCCATGGCGACGACGGGCTTCGGCTGGAAGCCCGTCCGCGCCCCGGCGTCGGACCGGCGCGAAGCGGTGCCGGGGCGCAACCGCACCGCCATCGTGACCACGATGAAGAACGAAGGGCCGTTCATCCTGGAATGGCTGGCCTATCACCGCGCCATCGGGGTGCAGGATTTTCTGGTCTATACCAACGATTGCACCGATGGCACCGACACCTTCCTGCAACTGCTGCAAGACAAGGGCCTGGTCCAGCACCGCGCCAACCCCTACCGCCCCGGCGACGCGCTGAAACCCCAGCACGCCGCGCTGCAAGCCGCCGAAGCGGAACCGCTGATCCAGAACGCCGACTGGGCGATCTGCATGGATGTCGACGAATTCATCGACATCAAGCTGGGCGATGGCCGGCTGGACACGCTCTATGCCGCGATGGAGGCAGCACTTCCGGGCGCCAACATGATCAGCCTGACCTGGCGGCTGTTCGGGAATGCCGATGTCCGCGCCTATCAGGACGCCTTCCTGCTGGACCAGTTCCCGCTTGCCGCCCCGGAACTGATGCGCAAGCCGCATCAGGCCTGGGGCTTCAAGACGCTGTTTCGCAACATCGACCTGTACAAAAAGCTGGGCGTGCACCGGCCCAAGGGGCTGAAGCCCGACCTGTGGGATCAGGTGCTGTGGCTGAACGGATCGGGCAAGCGCATGCCCAAGGAGATGTTCCGCAACGGCTGGCGGTCCACGACCGAGACCTATGGCTATGACTGGGTGCAGCTGAACCATTATGCCGTGCGGTCGGCCGAAAGCTTTCTGGTCAAGCGCGACCGTGGCCGGGTCAACCATGTCGACCGCGATCAGGGGCTGCACTACTGGTTCCGCATGAACCACAACGTGGTGCATGATCCCTCGATCCAGTCGCGCATCCCGATGCTGCGCGCCGAATATGACCGGCTGCTGGCCGACCCCGATATCCGCGCCGCCCATCACGGCTGCGTCGCCGCCCATCGTGCGAAAATCGCCGAACTGCGCGCAACGCCGAACTACGAGGCGTTCTATGCCGAACTGACCGGCCCGCGCATGGAAACCCTGTCGCGCCGGACCCCGCATTTCGGATCCGCCGTGTTCGGCGCCGGGCCGCAGGTGATCCCCGATGCGGTGGCGCTGGCCCCCGAACTGCCGCCGGATTTCTTCTTCACCGTCGATCACACGGGCGAGGCCGACCACTGA
- a CDS encoding proline/glycine betaine ABC transporter permease: protein MASSCWGLPAWLCSAPELGGSTLRQMRRSIDTGFRDLVRELSPLIDAATAPLQRFLNGLESLFVNTPWIVVFVALVAAAYGASRSWRIAAGTAVALLGIGWFGLWQDTMITLSMVTVCTLVAVIIGLPIGILAARSDRAQRLITPILDVMQTLPSFVYLIPVVVIFGIGKVPGMIAVVIYATPPMIRLTNLGIRLVDREVIEAADAFGSSDRQKLWNVQLPLSLPTLMTGVNQTIMMSLSMVVVASMVGVGGLGKNVLQAINNQFFTMGFLNGFALVAIAIAFDRASQAYGKRLQRHAEATDE, encoded by the coding sequence ATGGCGTCTTCCTGCTGGGGGTTGCCTGCATGGCTGTGCAGCGCCCCCGAACTTGGCGGCAGCACCCTGCGCCAGATGCGGCGCAGCATCGACACCGGCTTTCGCGATCTGGTGCGCGAGCTGTCGCCGCTGATCGACGCGGCCACAGCGCCGCTGCAACGCTTTCTGAACGGGCTGGAAAGCCTGTTCGTGAATACCCCCTGGATCGTGGTCTTTGTCGCGCTGGTGGCGGCTGCCTATGGGGCCAGCCGGTCGTGGCGGATCGCTGCGGGCACCGCCGTCGCCCTGCTGGGCATCGGCTGGTTCGGGCTGTGGCAGGACACGATGATCACCCTGTCGATGGTGACGGTCTGCACCCTTGTCGCGGTGATCATCGGCTTGCCCATCGGCATCCTTGCCGCGCGATCGGACCGGGCGCAGCGCCTGATCACCCCCATTCTGGACGTGATGCAGACGCTGCCCAGCTTTGTCTATCTGATCCCGGTCGTGGTGATCTTCGGCATCGGCAAGGTGCCCGGCATGATCGCCGTCGTCATCTATGCCACGCCGCCGATGATCCGGCTGACCAATCTTGGCATCCGTCTGGTCGACCGCGAGGTGATCGAGGCCGCCGATGCCTTTGGGTCGTCCGACCGGCAAAAGCTGTGGAACGTGCAGCTGCCGCTGTCGCTGCCCACGCTGATGACCGGGGTGAACCAGACCATCATGATGTCGCTGTCCATGGTCGTGGTCGCGTCCATGGTCGGCGTGGGGGGCCTGGGCAAGAACGTGCTGCAAGCCATCAACAACCAGTTCTTCACCATGGGTTTCCTGAACGGCTTTGCGCTGGTGGCCATCGCCATCGCCTTTGACCGCGCATCGCAAGCCTATGGCAAGCGGCTGCAACGCCATGCGGAGGCCACGGATGAGTGA
- a CDS encoding IS110 family transposase produces the protein MRPPTPRRGALSIDLAKGSFQICAVGPEGTVLYNRSLSRTRLATLLADQPACIVAMEACATSHHWGRVAQRHGHEVRLVPAAYVKPFVKRQKNDKADAEAIAEAALRPTMRFVAVKSAETQGRAVAFRTHQCLVRQRTQLINALRGHLAEFGLVAPKGPASLKVLENALEDEATDLPCPVREMGTIYLSQIARLTEVIEQLADELETASKTDAQLRRLCTIPGIGPVTAGAVSAFAPDLDTFDSGRNFAAWLGLVPRQRSTGGKTKLGSVSKMGQTDIRRLLIVGAMSVIRWVVRKGGSANRWLAALVARKPRMVAAVALANKMARMIWALTTKKEDYRMA, from the coding sequence CTGCGGCCTCCTACACCACGCCGTGGGGCACTATCGATAGATCTTGCGAAGGGTAGCTTCCAGATCTGCGCTGTCGGGCCGGAGGGGACGGTTCTATACAACCGAAGTTTGTCGCGGACGCGTCTGGCGACGCTTCTCGCCGACCAGCCCGCGTGCATCGTTGCGATGGAGGCCTGCGCCACTTCGCATCACTGGGGCCGGGTGGCACAACGGCACGGCCACGAGGTTCGGCTTGTCCCGGCGGCCTATGTGAAGCCGTTTGTGAAGCGTCAGAAGAACGACAAGGCGGACGCGGAGGCCATCGCGGAAGCGGCCTTGCGCCCGACCATGCGCTTCGTGGCAGTCAAGAGCGCAGAGACCCAGGGGCGCGCGGTCGCATTCCGGACGCATCAATGTCTGGTCCGGCAACGCACGCAACTCATCAACGCGCTTCGAGGACATCTGGCCGAGTTCGGCCTCGTGGCGCCGAAGGGACCGGCGAGCCTGAAGGTGCTGGAGAACGCGCTGGAAGACGAGGCCACAGACCTGCCATGCCCGGTTCGGGAGATGGGAACAATTTACCTTAGCCAAATCGCGCGGCTCACCGAGGTGATCGAACAGTTAGCGGACGAACTTGAGACGGCATCGAAGACAGATGCACAGCTGCGAAGATTGTGTACCATCCCCGGGATCGGCCCGGTCACCGCTGGCGCGGTCTCGGCGTTCGCCCCGGACCTCGACACATTCGATAGCGGGCGAAACTTCGCAGCGTGGCTCGGCCTGGTACCCCGGCAGAGGTCTACAGGTGGCAAGACCAAGCTGGGTTCGGTCAGCAAAATGGGCCAGACCGACATCCGCCGCCTTCTGATTGTCGGCGCCATGAGCGTGATCCGCTGGGTGGTTCGCAAGGGCGGCAGTGCGAACCGCTGGCTGGCCGCGCTGGTGGCGCGCAAGCCCAGGATGGTCGCGGCCGTCGCGCTGGCGAACAAGATGGCTCGTATGATCTGGGCCCTGACAACGAAGAAAGAGGATTATCGAATGGCGTGA
- a CDS encoding glycine betaine/L-proline ABC transporter ATP-binding protein, which produces MSDMPPTHLLPSDDDDTTPGIAIRNLYKIFGPDAAKLVEAAKAGMTKAEMNRKHGHTLGLKDISTDLPAGRISVIMGLSGSGKSTLLRHVNGLIMPTAGEMLIDGQDVAKMSPDELRAFRRHKTAMVFQKFALLPHRTVMENTVYGLDIQGIARTESITRARHWIERVGLKGYEDRYPSQLSGGMQQRVGLARALTNDAPILLMDEAFSALDPLIRMDMQSVLLDLQKELGKTIVFITHDLDEALRLGDKIVILRAGEISQQGTGEEIVLNPQNDYVRAFVREVNRGRVVRLRSVLRRKADGMDWPQLHLPGATTLEDAAKRLIAAPGDLITVLSRNGQPRGVAGLEEIMRAMLASPAPASL; this is translated from the coding sequence ATGAGTGACATGCCCCCCACCCACCTGCTGCCCTCGGATGATGACGACACCACCCCCGGCATCGCAATCCGCAATCTTTACAAGATCTTCGGCCCCGATGCTGCCAAACTGGTCGAGGCCGCGAAAGCCGGCATGACCAAGGCAGAGATGAACCGCAAGCATGGCCATACGCTGGGGTTGAAAGACATTTCCACCGATCTGCCGGCGGGCCGGATCTCGGTCATCATGGGGCTGTCGGGGTCGGGCAAATCCACCCTGTTGCGCCATGTGAACGGGCTGATCATGCCCACCGCCGGCGAAATGCTGATCGACGGGCAGGATGTGGCCAAGATGTCGCCCGACGAACTGCGGGCGTTCCGGCGGCACAAGACGGCGATGGTGTTCCAGAAATTCGCCCTGCTGCCGCACCGGACGGTGATGGAGAATACCGTCTATGGCCTTGATATTCAGGGCATCGCCCGCACCGAAAGCATCACCCGCGCCCGGCACTGGATCGAACGGGTGGGGCTGAAGGGGTATGAAGACCGCTATCCCAGCCAGCTGTCGGGCGGCATGCAGCAGCGCGTCGGCCTGGCGCGGGCACTGACCAACGATGCGCCGATCCTGCTGATGGACGAGGCGTTTTCGGCGCTGGACCCGCTGATCCGCATGGACATGCAGTCGGTCCTGCTGGATCTGCAAAAGGAACTGGGCAAGACCATCGTCTTCATCACCCACGATCTGGACGAGGCGCTGCGGCTGGGGGACAAGATCGTCATCCTGCGGGCCGGCGAAATCTCGCAGCAGGGGACGGGCGAGGAAATCGTGCTGAACCCGCAGAACGATTACGTCCGGGCCTTTGTGCGCGAGGTGAACCGCGGCCGCGTGGTGCGCCTGCGGTCGGTCCTGCGGCGCAAGGCCGATGGCATGGACTGGCCGCAGTTGCACCTGCCCGGCGCCACCACGCTGGAGGATGCCGCCAAGCGCCTGATCGCCGCCCCCGGCGATCTGATCACCGTGCTGTCGCGCAACGGCCAGCCCCGCGGGGTGGCGGGGCTGGAGGAGATCATGCGCGCCATGCTGGCCAGCCCGGCGCCCGCCAGCCTATAG
- a CDS encoding IS256 family transposase, with translation MTDDRMALIELVEKQADGDLVREMLAFAAERIMEAEIEARTGAAKGARSPMREAQRNGYRDRDWDTRAGRISLEIPKLRKGSYFPSFLEPRRTAEKALVAVIQEAYVHGISTRSVDDLVKAMGAGGMSKSQVSRLCMEIDERVDAFLARPLEGAWPYLWLDATYLKVREGGRIISKAVILAVAVNEDGKREVLGVATGPSEAETFWTDFLRSLADRGLRGVKLVIADDHKGLRAAARRVFNATHQRCRIHWMRNVLAYAPAKQRTAVAAMLKTIFAQESKADAEAQWNVVADALREKQPKLGALMDASCDDVLAYMSFPREHWTQIASTNPLERVNREVKRRADVIGIFPNDAAIVRLVGALMLETNDEWAVARRYMSLETLARVTDNPNVRLPAVAT, from the coding sequence ATGACCGACGACAGAATGGCGCTGATCGAGCTGGTTGAGAAGCAGGCCGATGGCGACCTCGTGCGCGAGATGCTGGCCTTTGCGGCCGAGCGGATCATGGAAGCAGAGATCGAGGCGCGGACGGGCGCGGCCAAAGGTGCGCGCTCGCCGATGCGGGAAGCCCAGCGAAACGGATACCGCGACCGGGACTGGGACACGCGCGCTGGCCGCATCTCGCTGGAGATCCCGAAGTTGCGGAAGGGAAGCTACTTCCCCAGCTTCCTCGAGCCACGCCGCACGGCGGAGAAAGCCTTGGTTGCTGTGATCCAGGAAGCCTACGTCCACGGCATCTCGACGCGGTCCGTCGATGATCTGGTCAAAGCCATGGGCGCTGGTGGCATGTCGAAGAGCCAGGTCAGCCGGCTGTGCATGGAGATCGATGAGCGGGTGGACGCCTTCCTGGCCCGCCCCCTGGAAGGTGCGTGGCCCTATCTCTGGCTCGACGCCACCTACCTCAAGGTCAGGGAGGGCGGGCGCATCATCAGCAAGGCGGTGATACTCGCCGTGGCCGTGAACGAGGACGGCAAGCGCGAGGTGCTGGGCGTCGCCACCGGTCCGTCCGAGGCGGAGACCTTCTGGACCGACTTCCTGCGCAGTCTTGCGGACCGGGGCCTGCGCGGCGTGAAGCTGGTGATCGCAGACGACCACAAGGGCCTGCGGGCCGCGGCGCGCCGGGTCTTCAACGCCACCCACCAGAGATGCCGCATTCACTGGATGCGCAACGTCCTGGCTTACGCTCCGGCAAAGCAGCGCACCGCGGTGGCGGCGATGCTGAAGACGATCTTTGCCCAGGAGAGCAAGGCCGACGCCGAGGCACAGTGGAATGTCGTGGCCGACGCCCTGCGGGAAAAGCAGCCCAAACTCGGTGCCCTGATGGACGCCTCCTGCGACGATGTCCTCGCTTACATGTCGTTTCCCCGCGAGCACTGGACCCAGATCGCCTCCACCAACCCGCTGGAACGTGTGAACCGCGAGGTGAAACGGCGAGCCGATGTCATAGGGATCTTCCCGAACGATGCTGCCATCGTCCGCCTCGTCGGCGCGCTGATGCTCGAGACCAACGACGAGTGGGCCGTCGCGCGGCGATACATGAGCCTTGAAACGCTCGCCCGCGTCACCGACAATCCCAACGTCAGGCTGCCTGCCGTGGCTACCTGA